One Meriones unguiculatus strain TT.TT164.6M chromosome 5, Bangor_MerUng_6.1, whole genome shotgun sequence DNA segment encodes these proteins:
- the Mlf2 gene encoding myeloid leukemia factor 2, with product MFRFMRDVEPEDPMFLMDPFAIHRQHMSRMLSGGFGYSPFLSITDGNMPATRPASRRMQAGAVSPFGMLGMSGGFMDMFGMMNDMIGNMEHMAAGGNCQTFSSSTVISYSNTGDGAPKVYQETSEMRSAPGGIRETRRTVRDSDSGLEQMSIGHHIRDRAHILQRSRNHRTGDQEERQDYINLDESEAAAFDDEWRRETSRFRQQRPLEFRRHEASVGGGRRAEGPPRLAIQGPEDSPSRQSRRYDW from the exons ATGTTCCGCTTCATGAGGGACGTGGAGCCCGAGGATCCCATGTTCCTGAT GGACCCCTTCGCAATTCACCGCCAGCACATGAGCCGCATGCTGTCCGGCGGCTTTGGATATAGCCCCTTCCTTAGCATCACAGATGGTAACATGCCAGCAACCAGGCCTGCCAGCCGCAGGATGCAG GCTGGGGCTGTCTCTCCTTTCGGGATGTTGGGAATG tCTGGTGGCTTCATGGACATGTTTGGAATGATGAATGACATGATTGGGAACATG gAGCACATGGCCGCCGGGGGCAACTGCCAgaccttttcttcttccactgtcATCTCCTACTCCAACACTGGGGATGGGGCCCCCAAGGTTTACCAGGAGACATCTGAGATGCGCTCTGCCCCAGGTGGG ATCCGGGAGACCCGGAGGACTGTCCGGGACTCAGACAGTGGTCTAGAGCAGATGTCCATCGGGCATCACATTCGGGACAGGGCTCACATCCTCCAGCGCTCCCGAAACCACCGCACGGGGGACCAGGAGGAACGGCAGGACTACATCAACCTGGATGAAA GTGAAGCGGCAGCGTTTGATGATGAATGGCGAAGGGAGACATCACGGTTCAGGCAGCAGCGTCCTCTGGAGTTTCGACGGCACGAGGCATCTGTGGGTGGGGGGCGAAGGGCCGAGGGGCCTCCCCGTCTGGCTATCCAGGGACCCGAGGACTCCCCTTCCCGACAGTCCCGTCGCTATGACTGGTGA